The nucleotide window AAATGATCACTTCTAGGAGGACTTAAAATGGCAAAGATTGAAGCAAGTATGGCGGGTAATTTATGGAAGGTCCTGAAGCAACAAGGAGATACTGTCGAAGCCGGTGAAGAGGTGGCGATTTTAGAATCCATGAAAATGGAAATCCCTATC belongs to Salicibibacter cibi and includes:
- a CDS encoding acetyl-CoA carboxylase biotin carboxyl carrier protein subunit is translated as MAKIEASMAGNLWKVLKQQGDTVEAGEEVAILESMKMEIPIEAETGGEIKAVMKAEGEFVDEGEALFEIE